The following proteins come from a genomic window of Solwaraspora sp. WMMA2065:
- a CDS encoding type I polyketide synthase, translating into MATADELRDYLRRATSELQQTRQQLRAAEARDQEPIAIVAMGCRYPGGVRSPEGLWRLVADEVDAIGEFPTDRGWDVEQLYHPQPGQPGRSYVRHGGFLYDAAEFDAAFFGISPREAMRADPQRRLLLEVAWETAERAGVDPTSLAGTSTGVFVGVMYHDYAGGGPTGSLVSGQIAYNLGLEGPAVTVDTACSSSLVAVHQAMGSLRRGECTLAYAGGVTVMGTPELFVDFSRQRALAPDGRCKSFAAAADGAAWSEGAGLLLLERLSDARRNRHPVLAVLRGSAVNSDGASNGMSAPNGPAQQRVIRRALRDAGLRESDVAVVEAHGTGTTLGDPIEAQALLATYGQHREQPLWLGSIKSNLGHPQAAAGVAGIIKMVQAMRHSMLPRTLHVDRPTPQVDWSAGNVELLTEARKWPVNGQPRRAGVSSFGFGGTNAHLIIEEAPSASPAAPPSTAGPLLPLVLSARTAAALRSQARRLLPVVAGDEALSDICGTLATGRAALPHRAVVLAADRAAAVDGLTAVARASTAASVATGSAAPGKLAFVCTGQGAQRLAMGRELAAAYPPFAQAWDDVCDRLDTQLPRPLRQVVDGGDEQALNQTVYAQAGLFAVEVALIRLLAAWGIRPQLLAGHSVGEISAAYTAGVLSLDDACRLVVTRGTLMQKLPAGGAMAVVQAPESEVTPLLTGGAAIAAVNTPDSAVVSGPREAVTAVTERLAADGRQVIWLRVSHAFHSPLMDPVLDEFQAAVATLDLRPPQLPVVSTATGRPASAQLATAQYWASQIRQPVRFADAVTALRELGATTFVEIGPDAALTGPMRGCLGASPDVRVVPLLRRGRPEPETLQRAVAELHVRGITPDWSAVLGGTPEPVELPTYPFERQRFWWVPAPYTPQTEPPAGPAAGKQSTDTAPTAGTAQPADAAQPGGSGDQPTPVDSWRYRVRWQPVADPPGRLDPPGPGQENWLVAVPAGYPWSDALVAELATDGVRVRTVEVGDGDRESLAARLTTLAAAAPPHGVLSLLASHNDPDPAHPTLTGGSRGTVLLCQALADAGIEARLWCVTRQAVAVDRFDLPADPHQAAIWGLGVGLAIDQPDTWGGLIDLPAQPDREAVARCVAVLRAGGPEDQLAIRPAATFARRMVRAGRDPGTAEWRPRGTVLVTGGTGGVGRHVARWLAEHGAEHLVLTSRRGPEAAGAADLAAEIRALGVEVSIVACDVTDRAALRRLLDGLPAVPPLTAVVHAAGTLHGQRPLTQLTVADFAAAGAAKISGAVHLDELTAHLPLDAFVLFTSGAAIWGSAQQPGYAAANAFLDAFAVRRRAAGRPATAIAWGPWAGGGMVDETASAHLRQLGIRELDPRLAAGRLVEAGGEEAALVVADVDWARFGPIHTLARPRPLVAGLLPPTAGLGQPVDPAEAGTLVVQLAGLDDGDQLQVLSNLVRAQAAAVLGHGDATDVAPGTNFKDLGFDSVSAVDFRDRLGVAAGLRLPATVVFDHATPAALASYLRDELCGPGSEAEPVLATLDRLEALAGPLTPDEIARTRITGRLQSLVSRLTEVVDGPAVTTVVDRLAEASADDVFDFIDKELG; encoded by the coding sequence ATGGCGACCGCCGACGAGCTGCGTGACTACCTGCGGCGCGCCACCAGCGAGCTACAGCAGACCCGACAGCAGTTGCGCGCGGCCGAGGCACGTGACCAGGAACCGATCGCCATCGTGGCGATGGGCTGCCGCTATCCCGGTGGGGTGCGTTCACCTGAGGGCCTGTGGCGGCTGGTCGCCGACGAGGTGGACGCGATCGGGGAGTTCCCCACGGACCGGGGCTGGGACGTCGAGCAGCTGTACCACCCGCAGCCGGGTCAGCCGGGTCGCAGCTACGTACGCCACGGCGGGTTCCTCTACGACGCGGCCGAGTTCGACGCGGCGTTCTTCGGCATCAGCCCTCGGGAAGCGATGCGAGCCGACCCTCAGCGGCGGCTGCTGCTGGAGGTGGCCTGGGAGACGGCGGAGCGGGCCGGCGTCGACCCGACCTCGCTCGCCGGCACGTCCACCGGCGTCTTCGTCGGAGTGATGTACCACGACTACGCCGGTGGCGGCCCCACCGGCAGCCTCGTGTCCGGTCAGATCGCCTACAACCTGGGGTTGGAGGGACCGGCGGTCACCGTGGACACCGCCTGCTCGTCCTCGCTGGTCGCGGTGCACCAGGCGATGGGGTCGCTACGCCGGGGCGAGTGCACCCTCGCGTACGCCGGCGGTGTCACGGTGATGGGCACCCCGGAGCTGTTCGTCGACTTCAGCCGGCAGCGGGCACTCGCGCCGGACGGGCGGTGCAAGTCCTTCGCCGCCGCGGCCGACGGCGCGGCGTGGTCCGAAGGGGCCGGGTTGCTGCTGCTGGAGCGGTTGTCCGACGCCCGGCGCAACCGGCACCCGGTGCTGGCGGTGCTGCGTGGCAGCGCGGTCAACTCCGACGGGGCCTCCAACGGCATGTCCGCGCCGAACGGTCCCGCGCAGCAGCGGGTGATCCGCCGGGCGCTGCGTGACGCCGGGCTGCGGGAGTCCGACGTCGCCGTGGTCGAAGCCCACGGCACCGGCACCACGCTCGGTGACCCGATCGAGGCGCAGGCCCTGCTCGCCACCTACGGCCAGCACCGCGAACAACCGTTGTGGCTCGGCTCCATCAAGTCCAACCTCGGGCATCCTCAGGCGGCCGCCGGGGTGGCCGGGATCATCAAGATGGTACAGGCGATGCGGCACTCGATGCTGCCGCGGACCCTGCACGTCGACCGCCCGACCCCGCAGGTGGACTGGTCGGCCGGCAACGTCGAACTGCTCACCGAGGCCCGCAAGTGGCCGGTGAACGGCCAACCGCGTCGGGCAGGCGTGTCGTCGTTCGGCTTCGGCGGCACCAACGCCCACCTGATCATCGAGGAAGCACCGTCGGCGTCACCAGCGGCACCGCCGAGCACCGCCGGCCCGCTGCTGCCCCTGGTCCTGTCCGCCCGGACCGCCGCCGCGCTGCGCAGCCAGGCCCGGCGGCTGCTGCCGGTGGTCGCTGGCGACGAAGCGCTGTCCGACATCTGCGGCACGCTCGCCACCGGTCGCGCCGCCCTGCCACACCGGGCGGTGGTGCTCGCCGCCGACCGGGCGGCGGCGGTCGACGGGCTGACCGCTGTGGCCCGCGCGTCAACGGCGGCCTCGGTGGCCACCGGGTCCGCCGCGCCGGGCAAGCTCGCGTTCGTCTGTACCGGCCAGGGCGCGCAGCGGCTGGCGATGGGGCGCGAGTTGGCCGCCGCCTACCCGCCCTTCGCGCAGGCATGGGACGACGTCTGCGACCGGCTGGACACCCAGCTGCCCCGGCCGCTGCGTCAGGTCGTCGACGGCGGCGACGAGCAGGCGCTCAACCAGACGGTGTACGCCCAGGCCGGGCTCTTCGCCGTCGAGGTGGCGCTGATCCGGCTGCTCGCCGCCTGGGGGATCCGGCCCCAACTGCTGGCCGGCCACTCCGTCGGCGAGATCAGCGCGGCGTACACCGCCGGGGTCCTCTCCCTCGACGACGCGTGCCGGCTGGTGGTCACCCGGGGAACGCTGATGCAGAAGCTGCCTGCCGGTGGCGCGATGGCGGTGGTCCAGGCGCCGGAATCCGAGGTGACCCCGCTGCTCACCGGCGGGGCGGCGATCGCCGCGGTGAACACCCCCGACTCGGCGGTCGTGTCCGGCCCACGCGAGGCGGTGACCGCCGTGACCGAGCGGCTCGCCGCCGACGGCCGGCAGGTCATCTGGCTGCGGGTGTCGCACGCGTTCCATTCGCCGTTGATGGACCCGGTGCTCGACGAGTTCCAGGCCGCCGTGGCCACTCTCGACCTCCGTCCGCCCCAACTGCCGGTCGTGTCCACCGCCACCGGTCGGCCGGCGTCGGCACAGCTGGCGACCGCGCAGTACTGGGCGAGTCAGATCCGTCAGCCGGTGCGGTTCGCCGACGCCGTGACCGCGCTGCGTGAGCTGGGCGCGACCACCTTCGTCGAGATCGGGCCGGACGCGGCGCTGACCGGTCCGATGCGCGGCTGCCTGGGCGCCAGTCCTGACGTCCGGGTGGTGCCGCTGCTGCGCCGGGGCCGGCCCGAGCCGGAAACCCTGCAGCGGGCCGTGGCCGAACTGCACGTGCGGGGCATCACCCCGGACTGGTCGGCGGTGCTGGGGGGTACGCCGGAGCCGGTCGAACTGCCGACGTATCCGTTCGAACGGCAACGTTTCTGGTGGGTGCCGGCCCCGTACACGCCGCAGACGGAGCCACCGGCAGGGCCGGCGGCCGGGAAACAGTCGACGGACACCGCACCGACGGCCGGCACCGCACAGCCGGCCGACGCCGCACAGCCGGGCGGCAGCGGGGATCAGCCGACCCCGGTCGACTCCTGGCGCTACCGGGTGCGCTGGCAGCCGGTGGCGGACCCGCCGGGCCGGCTCGACCCGCCCGGACCGGGTCAGGAGAACTGGCTGGTCGCCGTACCGGCCGGGTATCCCTGGTCCGACGCGCTCGTCGCCGAACTCGCCACCGACGGCGTCAGAGTCCGTACCGTCGAGGTCGGTGACGGTGACCGGGAGAGCCTGGCCGCACGGCTCACCACACTCGCCGCCGCCGCCCCGCCGCACGGCGTGCTCAGCCTGCTCGCGTCGCACAACGACCCCGATCCGGCACACCCCACCCTGACCGGTGGCAGCCGGGGAACCGTCCTGCTCTGCCAGGCACTGGCCGACGCCGGGATCGAGGCACGCCTGTGGTGTGTCACCCGTCAGGCGGTAGCGGTGGACCGGTTCGACCTCCCGGCCGACCCGCACCAGGCGGCGATCTGGGGTCTGGGTGTCGGACTGGCGATCGACCAGCCGGACACCTGGGGCGGTCTGATCGACCTGCCCGCCCAGCCCGACCGGGAAGCGGTCGCCCGGTGCGTGGCGGTGCTGCGGGCCGGCGGCCCGGAGGATCAGCTCGCGATCCGGCCGGCGGCCACCTTCGCCCGTCGGATGGTGCGTGCCGGGCGTGACCCCGGCACCGCCGAATGGCGACCACGCGGCACGGTCCTGGTCACCGGCGGCACCGGGGGCGTCGGCCGGCACGTGGCACGGTGGCTCGCCGAGCACGGCGCCGAGCACCTGGTGTTGACCAGTCGGCGTGGACCGGAGGCGGCCGGCGCTGCGGACCTGGCCGCCGAGATCCGCGCACTCGGCGTCGAGGTGAGCATCGTGGCCTGCGACGTCACCGACCGGGCGGCACTGCGGCGGCTGCTCGACGGGCTGCCGGCCGTACCGCCGCTGACCGCGGTGGTCCACGCGGCCGGCACGCTGCACGGGCAGCGGCCGCTCACCCAGCTCACCGTCGCCGATTTCGCCGCCGCCGGAGCGGCGAAGATCTCCGGCGCGGTGCATCTGGACGAGCTGACCGCACACCTGCCGCTGGACGCCTTCGTGCTGTTCACCTCCGGCGCGGCGATCTGGGGCAGCGCCCAACAGCCCGGGTACGCCGCCGCGAACGCCTTCCTCGACGCGTTCGCGGTACGCCGCAGGGCTGCCGGTAGACCGGCCACTGCCATCGCCTGGGGGCCCTGGGCCGGTGGCGGCATGGTGGACGAGACGGCCAGCGCCCATCTGCGGCAACTCGGCATCCGTGAGCTCGACCCACGGTTGGCCGCCGGTCGGCTCGTCGAAGCCGGCGGGGAGGAGGCCGCACTGGTGGTGGCCGACGTCGACTGGGCGAGGTTCGGACCGATCCACACGCTTGCCCGGCCCCGACCGCTGGTCGCCGGACTGCTGCCGCCGACCGCCGGATTGGGGCAGCCGGTCGACCCGGCCGAGGCCGGCACGCTCGTGGTCCAGCTCGCCGGACTCGACGACGGCGACCAGTTGCAGGTCCTGTCGAATCTGGTACGGGCACAGGCAGCCGCGGTCCTCGGCCACGGCGACGCCACCGACGTCGCCCCTGGCACCAACTTCAAGGACCTCGGCTTCGACTCGGTCAGCGCCGTCGACTTCCGCGACCGGCTCGGCGTGGCCGCCGGCCTGCGGCTGCCGGCGACCGTCGTGTTCGACCACGCGACCCCGGCGGCGCTGGCCAGCTACCTGCGTGACGAACTGTGCGGACCGGGTTCCGAGGCGGAGCCGGTGCTGGCCACGCTGGACCGGCTGGAAGCCCTGGCCGGACCCCTCACACCGGACGAGATCGCGCGCACCCGCATCACCGGCAGGCTGCAGTCGCTGGTGAGCAGATTGACCGAAGTCGTCGACGGACCCGCCGTCACCACGGTCGTTGATCGGCTCGCGGAAGCGAGTGCCGATGACGTCTTCGACTTCATCGACAAGGAGCTGGGCTGA